The Chthoniobacterales bacterium genome includes a window with the following:
- a CDS encoding biotin/lipoyl-binding protein yields MFRKPTFYLAVIGVVMAFLLVSKLRRPDPKVAPLAQPTSAPFANSLGASGLVESVNENVRVAPTSAGLVSEVNVTVGDMAKKGDVLFSLDARDAKAAIVSQQAQVGVLRSSIALAEVALADKNDTLRRIEKLSKSQVSSEDERTRADFAARQASANLGKARAELEQAEADLSRAKVTLERLTTLAPRDGRVLQVNIRAGEQAVLNSDTPAMLLGDVDQFQLRADVDEDYASHVVPGSEAVAFLKGSREKKVVLHFVRIEPYVVPKQSLTGLSSERVDTRVLQIIYRFERPDFPVYVGQQMDVFLNGDVAKKM; encoded by the coding sequence ATGTTCCGCAAACCCACGTTTTACCTGGCTGTCATCGGAGTGGTGATGGCCTTTCTGCTGGTCTCGAAACTGCGCCGACCCGATCCGAAGGTCGCGCCGCTGGCCCAGCCGACGTCCGCGCCCTTTGCCAATTCGCTGGGAGCGAGCGGACTCGTCGAGTCGGTCAATGAAAACGTCCGCGTCGCGCCAACCAGTGCGGGCTTGGTTTCCGAAGTCAACGTGACGGTCGGCGACATGGCAAAAAAGGGCGACGTCCTGTTTTCTCTCGACGCCCGCGATGCCAAAGCGGCCATCGTCAGCCAGCAGGCGCAGGTCGGCGTGTTGCGGAGTTCCATCGCCTTGGCCGAGGTCGCGCTGGCGGATAAAAACGACACGTTGCGACGAATCGAGAAGTTGTCGAAGAGTCAGGTCTCCAGCGAGGACGAGCGGACGCGGGCCGATTTTGCCGCGCGCCAGGCGTCGGCCAATCTCGGAAAAGCCCGCGCCGAACTGGAGCAAGCCGAAGCGGATCTCAGTCGGGCGAAAGTGACTCTGGAGCGGCTGACCACCCTCGCACCGCGCGATGGCCGCGTCCTCCAGGTGAACATTCGCGCCGGAGAACAAGCCGTGCTCAACTCCGACACGCCCGCGATGCTCCTGGGCGACGTGGATCAATTTCAACTCCGCGCCGACGTGGACGAAGACTACGCCTCGCACGTCGTCCCCGGCAGCGAGGCCGTGGCGTTTCTGAAAGGTTCGCGCGAGAAAAAAGTCGTGCTCCATTTCGTCCGCATCGAGCCGTATGTCGTGCCCAAGCAATCGCTCACCGGCCTCAGCAGCGAGCGCGTCGATACCCGCGTCCTGCAAATCATCTACCGCTTCGAGCGCCCCGATTTCCCCGTCTATGTCGGCCAGCAGATGGATGTCTTCCTCAACGGCGACGTAGCGAAAAAGATGTAA
- a CDS encoding zinc ribbon domain-containing protein, with product MSTLKCQECGHENETQRVYCHSCGARLDRSTLVEEAKKPQKVVKPQRVAGANAGTLKVVKTFIKTVLFAFIAACLIQAARPPADAPSDQKEMGAEIIDAPSLSVEMEEATETPRRLGYSEGQLNAYLKNRIKAPKNPQIPAWAITYDASFVHLQTGAFRITKKYLLFTLPVYIGGTYVPTVGASGLELQPLAGHIGSLSLPGLLYDQLDQFLFADYIKNMKQEASAASKMKSIEVTPKMVVMTPGTAKR from the coding sequence ATGAGCACTCTCAAATGTCAGGAATGCGGTCACGAAAACGAAACCCAGCGCGTTTATTGTCATAGCTGCGGCGCGCGCCTGGATCGCTCGACCCTCGTTGAGGAAGCGAAAAAGCCGCAGAAAGTGGTCAAACCCCAACGCGTAGCCGGGGCAAACGCTGGCACGTTGAAGGTCGTCAAAACCTTCATCAAGACCGTCCTTTTTGCCTTCATCGCAGCGTGCCTCATTCAAGCTGCGCGGCCACCTGCCGACGCTCCATCCGACCAGAAGGAGATGGGTGCCGAGATCATCGACGCCCCGTCGCTCTCCGTGGAAATGGAAGAGGCCACCGAGACTCCGCGCCGCCTCGGTTACAGCGAGGGCCAGCTCAATGCATATCTAAAGAACCGGATCAAGGCCCCGAAAAATCCCCAGATTCCGGCTTGGGCGATCACCTACGATGCGTCGTTTGTTCATCTCCAGACAGGCGCGTTTCGGATCACGAAAAAATACCTCCTCTTCACCCTGCCGGTCTATATCGGCGGCACCTACGTTCCCACAGTCGGCGCGAGTGGACTGGAACTCCAGCCTCTCGCCGGCCACATTGGCAGCCTGTCTCTGCCGGGTCTGCTCTACGACCAGCTCGATCAATTTCTCTTCGCCGATTACATTAAAAACATGAAGCAGGAAGCCAGTGCCGCCAGCAAAATGAAATCCATCGAGGTGACTCCGAAAATGGTCGTCATGACTCCCGGCACGGCCAAGCGTTAA
- a CDS encoding FmdB family zinc ribbon protein has product MPTYEYHCEKCGKNFDAYQSMKDDSFKTCPKEKCQMEEWGEGTVKRQIGTGAGLIFKGSGFYITDYRSENYKAGAKSDKSDGGKSGSSPAPAASESKPAPKAETPKPATPKPAAD; this is encoded by the coding sequence ATGCCCACCTACGAGTATCACTGCGAGAAATGCGGTAAAAATTTCGACGCTTATCAATCGATGAAGGACGATTCCTTTAAGACTTGCCCGAAGGAAAAATGCCAGATGGAAGAGTGGGGCGAGGGCACGGTGAAACGCCAGATCGGCACGGGCGCGGGGCTGATTTTCAAAGGCTCGGGCTTCTACATCACCGACTACCGGAGTGAAAATTACAAGGCGGGTGCCAAGAGCGATAAGAGCGACGGCGGCAAAAGTGGTTCCTCGCCCGCGCCTGCCGCAAGCGAAAGCAAACCCGCTCCGAAAGCGGAAACTCCGAAGCCCGCCACCCCCAAACCAGCAGCCGACTAA
- a CDS encoding ABC transporter ATP-binding protein — MKHAAVEVENVVKTFSTGDQNVFALRQVNFAAQFGELLMMVGPSGCGKTTLLSVICGTLEIDEGRICTLGHPLVDMKPGELTKFRGQNIGFIFQQFNLIPTLTIVENASVPLLINGHSRKEAEERAAHTISELGLGDRLHSYPSQLSGGQQQRVAIARALVHEPRLIICDEPTASLDARSGHKVMELLQKTAIRPDRAVIVVTHDSRIFEFADRIAEMEDGVVKGIHAQKKT; from the coding sequence ATGAAACACGCCGCTGTCGAAGTTGAAAACGTCGTCAAAACCTTCAGCACCGGCGACCAAAACGTCTTCGCCCTGCGACAGGTGAATTTTGCCGCGCAGTTTGGCGAATTGCTCATGATGGTCGGCCCGTCCGGCTGCGGCAAAACGACCTTGCTTAGCGTCATCTGCGGCACGCTGGAGATTGATGAGGGTCGCATCTGCACGCTGGGCCACCCGCTCGTTGACATGAAACCGGGCGAGTTGACGAAGTTTCGCGGACAGAATATCGGCTTCATTTTTCAGCAATTTAATCTGATCCCGACGCTCACGATTGTTGAAAACGCCTCCGTGCCGCTCCTCATCAACGGCCATTCGCGCAAGGAAGCCGAGGAGCGCGCGGCGCATACCATTTCCGAACTCGGGCTCGGCGACCGGTTGCATTCGTATCCAAGTCAACTCTCGGGCGGACAGCAGCAGCGCGTGGCGATTGCCCGAGCACTGGTGCATGAGCCGAGGCTGATTATTTGCGACGAACCCACCGCCTCGCTCGACGCCAGGAGCGGCCACAAAGTGATGGAACTCCTCCAGAAAACGGCCATTCGCCCCGACCGCGCCGTGATTGTGGTGACGCATGACAGCCGCATTTTTGAGTTCGCCGACCGCATCGCCGAGATGGAAGATGGCGTGGTGAAAGGCATCCACGCGCAGAAAAAAACCTGA
- a CDS encoding glutaredoxin, translating into METPVITAYVKTQCGWSGGVRAILAKYNLAYTEKDIIKNPAFRWEMEQKSGQPLSPCVEINGVMLPDISGEEVERYLLQEGLVGENNAPVGVPTNAPCTDEQHAAMLNVKF; encoded by the coding sequence ATGGAAACTCCTGTCATCACTGCCTACGTCAAAACTCAATGCGGCTGGAGCGGCGGCGTTCGCGCCATCCTCGCCAAATACAATCTCGCTTATACCGAAAAAGACATCATCAAGAACCCCGCCTTTCGCTGGGAAATGGAGCAAAAGAGCGGTCAGCCCCTCTCGCCATGCGTCGAAATTAACGGCGTCATGCTCCCCGATATTTCCGGCGAGGAAGTGGAGCGTTACCTCCTGCAAGAGGGACTCGTGGGCGAAAATAACGCACCCGTTGGAGTGCCGACGAACGCCCCCTGCACCGATGAGCAGCACGCCGCGATGCTGAACGTAAAGTTCTAG
- a CDS encoding glycosyltransferase family 39 protein — MKRGWWLLLFAVVGLWLNTRQNHFPFYYHPDEVKKVDQILSGERNFNHPLLMLNVVELAWKAQGSPADRQRVVELGRETSAVFCVIGTLAFMLAAWRWRGPLAGVAAGAFLTSHQQVFELAHYFKEDPALYAGVGLFAWAAVAFYQRPTWTKLVLLAVSLALAASAKYLGAILILPALVLVWCRPIPDRKKLAQIGILLALVIGGFVLINLPIFFRLDIFEASFGKEMNWAVSGEKDVTRSVPHSLYLNIFVDNTTPLIWLLLAAFGFHLFRRKPADRFLTWCLLGTLLGWMILLSFSPKTNDRYFLPLTGLIAILAAAGFAFLAAEWKENPKLRWLPYLLVIAAVGWEIQKTQTYLAAFAVDDRVELVAWIDEHIPATETIGYDTKVNLPDIEVYHDLAHPLPHRLLRKFYAADLGTPEYFEREKIRYLIITESAYGRFFLTSLKAKKGQSSEFERRTAFYQKLREQPPLWSRPRSTVLYLHPGLEVYRYEPARTENK; from the coding sequence ATGAAACGCGGCTGGTGGCTGCTGCTCTTTGCCGTCGTCGGTCTCTGGCTGAACACACGGCAGAATCATTTCCCATTTTACTACCATCCCGATGAGGTAAAAAAGGTGGACCAGATTCTCAGCGGCGAGCGGAATTTCAATCATCCGCTCCTCATGCTGAATGTGGTGGAACTCGCCTGGAAAGCGCAGGGAAGTCCCGCAGATCGACAGAGAGTGGTGGAACTCGGACGTGAGACGTCGGCGGTCTTTTGCGTGATCGGGACTTTGGCTTTTATGCTCGCCGCGTGGCGCTGGCGCGGACCACTGGCCGGAGTCGCTGCGGGTGCGTTCCTAACCTCCCATCAGCAAGTCTTCGAGCTGGCGCACTACTTCAAGGAAGACCCTGCGCTCTATGCCGGAGTTGGGCTTTTTGCGTGGGCGGCAGTGGCGTTTTATCAGCGCCCAACTTGGACTAAGCTCGTGCTGCTGGCCGTGAGCCTGGCCCTCGCGGCATCGGCCAAATATCTCGGAGCCATTCTGATCCTGCCCGCGCTGGTGCTAGTCTGGTGCCGTCCCATTCCCGACCGAAAAAAGCTCGCACAAATTGGCATTTTGCTGGCGCTGGTCATTGGCGGTTTTGTCCTCATCAACCTCCCGATTTTCTTCAGGCTGGATATTTTCGAAGCCAGCTTCGGGAAGGAAATGAACTGGGCCGTGAGCGGTGAAAAAGATGTCACTCGCTCGGTGCCGCATTCGCTTTACCTGAATATTTTCGTCGATAACACCACGCCTTTGATCTGGCTCTTGCTGGCCGCATTTGGGTTCCATTTGTTTCGGCGCAAACCAGCGGATCGCTTCCTCACCTGGTGCCTGTTGGGAACGCTGCTTGGCTGGATGATTCTGCTTTCGTTTTCGCCCAAAACGAATGACCGCTACTTCCTGCCGCTGACGGGTTTGATTGCCATCCTGGCCGCCGCTGGATTCGCTTTTCTCGCGGCGGAATGGAAGGAAAATCCCAAGCTGCGCTGGCTGCCCTATCTGCTCGTCATCGCAGCGGTTGGCTGGGAAATCCAGAAGACGCAAACTTATCTCGCCGCTTTTGCTGTGGATGATCGAGTCGAGCTGGTCGCGTGGATCGACGAACACATTCCGGCCACAGAAACCATCGGCTACGACACCAAAGTGAACCTGCCCGACATCGAGGTGTATCACGATCTGGCGCATCCTTTGCCGCATCGCTTGCTGAGGAAATTTTACGCCGCCGATCTTGGCACGCCGGAGTATTTCGAGCGCGAAAAAATTCGCTATCTCATCATCACCGAATCGGCTTACGGCCGATTCTTTCTAACCTCATTGAAGGCCAAAAAAGGTCAGTCATCCGAATTCGAGCGCCGCACGGCGTTCTACCAAAAATTGCGCGAACAGCCACCGCTCTGGAGTCGTCCGCGCTCCACCGTGCTCTACCTGCATCCGGGGCTGGAAGTCTATCGTTACGAGCCGGCTAGAACTGAAAATAAATAA
- the thpR gene encoding RNA 2',3'-cyclic phosphodiesterase → MESRTPQKPFRSPLPPLRTPQKPLGEFRRRTKRLFFGLEVPRPLRSQLTELDPKIRNVRWVREEQIHLTLSFLGDVTPDREGELDEAVSRIQVGSFFLPVRDMGLLGGRRPNVLWVGVGNGHPHLFALYKHLQDAVVNLGFQADLRAYQPHITLARMEGVSAETLQPFVRQHANDDFGMWPVRDFVLYSSQRAPSGTTYRVEARYPLKISAGRDDLEAQNAAL, encoded by the coding sequence ATGGAATCACGCACCCCGCAGAAGCCGTTTCGCTCGCCACTTCCACCGCTGCGCACTCCGCAGAAGCCGCTGGGAGAATTTCGCCGCCGCACGAAACGGCTCTTCTTTGGACTCGAAGTCCCCCGCCCGCTCCGCTCGCAACTCACCGAACTCGACCCGAAAATCCGCAACGTCCGATGGGTGCGCGAGGAGCAGATTCATCTGACTTTGAGCTTTCTCGGCGATGTGACGCCCGACCGCGAGGGCGAGCTCGACGAGGCGGTGAGCCGCATCCAGGTCGGCTCGTTTTTTCTCCCCGTGCGCGACATGGGCCTCTTGGGCGGACGCCGTCCGAATGTGCTCTGGGTCGGCGTCGGCAATGGACACCCGCATCTTTTCGCGCTCTACAAACACCTCCAGGACGCAGTGGTGAACCTCGGGTTCCAAGCCGATCTGCGCGCCTACCAGCCGCATATCACCCTGGCCCGAATGGAGGGCGTCTCGGCGGAAACGTTGCAGCCGTTTGTGCGCCAGCACGCCAACGACGACTTCGGCATGTGGCCCGTGCGCGATTTCGTCCTCTACTCCAGCCAGCGCGCCCCCAGCGGCACGACCTACCGTGTTGAAGCCCGCTATCCGCTGAAAATCAGTGCCGGAAGAGACGATCTGGAGGCCCAAAACGCCGCTTTGTAG
- a CDS encoding GtrA family protein — MVSKLISPALLRRLFFFVVGGLVSFLLNLIPYKLLTLEFHWTHNPAYAVSLTFVTLLMFFWNYRVNFPTTSLWHDCAWRYLTATAVAWTANFLLVGWLKAHLVVAAAIFVVGFVIALFKFVLYHSWVFPHRPTTNELPTL, encoded by the coding sequence ATGGTCTCTAAACTCATCTCACCAGCACTTTTGCGTCGGTTGTTCTTCTTCGTTGTCGGCGGCCTGGTCAGTTTTCTGCTCAACCTGATACCCTACAAACTGCTCACACTCGAGTTCCATTGGACTCACAACCCGGCCTACGCCGTTAGTCTCACATTCGTCACGCTGCTGATGTTCTTCTGGAATTACCGGGTGAATTTTCCCACCACCAGCCTCTGGCACGACTGCGCCTGGCGTTACCTGACCGCGACCGCCGTGGCTTGGACGGCCAATTTCCTCCTCGTCGGCTGGTTGAAAGCGCATCTCGTCGTTGCCGCCGCCATTTTTGTGGTGGGTTTTGTCATCGCGCTTTTTAAGTTTGTCCTCTACCACAGTTGGGTCTTTCCTCATCGCCCGACCACCAACGAACTGCCGACCTTGTGA
- a CDS encoding ABC transporter permease: MLRIAIFMLIRDRAKYAMLVCGLTFCALLMSQQSSVFCGLMMWCTATIRNIGAPVWVMDRAVEQVNEVTAMREIEVNRVRSVPGVDWAVRLYWGLTQTRLEDGSFQQIQLTGLDTATLVGRPAVMKEGRIEDLRLPNAVIVDQVAREKFAKKGLKLHLGTTFEINDKEARVVGICETARSFFGQPYVYTTYDRALEYVPFVRKRLSFILVQPQAGISPAECASRISKLPGLRAVEAEQFKWDTIWWYIKNTGIPISFGTVVLLGIIVGVAISGQTFYLFIHENLRYLAALKAMGVTMPTLAKMVFLQAFVVGAVGYGMGVGLAALFGNLVIKKGQPPFFMPWQILAFTGGVIIFICCLSALFGLRKIARLEPAVVFK; the protein is encoded by the coding sequence ATGCTGCGCATTGCGATCTTCATGCTCATTCGCGACCGGGCGAAATACGCCATGCTGGTCTGCGGGCTCACCTTTTGCGCGCTGCTTATGTCGCAGCAATCGTCGGTTTTTTGCGGGCTGATGATGTGGTGCACGGCGACGATCCGCAACATCGGCGCGCCCGTCTGGGTGATGGATCGGGCGGTGGAGCAGGTGAACGAGGTGACGGCGATGCGCGAGATCGAGGTGAACCGTGTCCGGAGCGTTCCCGGAGTGGACTGGGCGGTGCGACTCTATTGGGGGCTGACCCAGACGCGATTGGAGGACGGATCGTTTCAGCAAATCCAACTCACCGGACTCGACACGGCGACACTGGTGGGACGTCCGGCGGTGATGAAAGAGGGCCGAATCGAGGATCTCAGACTACCCAATGCAGTGATCGTGGACCAGGTAGCGAGGGAAAAGTTTGCCAAGAAAGGACTCAAACTCCACTTGGGCACGACGTTTGAGATCAACGACAAGGAGGCACGCGTCGTCGGCATCTGCGAGACGGCGCGGAGTTTTTTCGGTCAGCCGTATGTTTACACGACCTACGATCGCGCGCTGGAATACGTGCCGTTTGTGCGGAAGCGGCTGAGTTTCATCCTGGTGCAACCGCAGGCGGGAATCTCGCCTGCCGAGTGCGCCAGCCGCATCTCAAAACTACCCGGACTGCGCGCGGTCGAGGCGGAGCAATTCAAGTGGGACACGATCTGGTGGTATATCAAAAACACGGGAATCCCGATCTCGTTTGGCACGGTCGTCCTGCTCGGGATCATCGTCGGCGTGGCCATTTCGGGGCAGACGTTTTACCTCTTCATCCACGAGAATCTGCGCTATCTCGCCGCGCTCAAGGCGATGGGCGTAACGATGCCGACGCTGGCGAAAATGGTCTTTCTCCAAGCCTTCGTCGTCGGAGCGGTCGGCTACGGCATGGGCGTAGGACTCGCCGCGCTCTTCGGAAATCTGGTCATTAAAAAGGGACAGCCGCCGTTCTTCATGCCGTGGCAGATTCTGGCCTTCACCGGCGGCGTGATCATTTTCATCTGCTGCCTGTCAGCGCTGTTTGGGTTGCGGAAAATTGCCAGACTGGAGCCAGCGGTGGTCTTCAAATGA
- a CDS encoding MBOAT family O-acyltransferase: protein MIFHSIDFLVFFVVVFGIYWMLGRKLQNAFLIAVSYFFYGYITHWWVILLVITTFLDFFAARAIEDHPARKKWFLGLILTANFGLLASLKYCNFFVENLGSLIHIAGLDWTAPHWQVLLPVGISFYTFQSCSYVVDVYRGQIRACRRLLDYASYLCFFPQLVAGPIERAGHMLVQFEKQRRFDWIEARNGLFLIIWGLFKKRVIADNVAIYCNKAFALSDPSFPLVWAGTLCFCVQIYADFSAYTDIARGVAKLLGFDLMLNFNHPYAATSPGDFWHRWHISLSKWFRDYVFIPLGGSRCRESKIVRNLLITFLLSGLWHGASWNFILWGAWHGLALVVWRWIDLAAPRWAKATGSFTIASKWLLTFLIVNIGWLLFREQNTARLWQHLQQSPWKATVDDWRIGGFFAMAAILFGVPLIVHALLEKRIKIWLPQSSTWPVWAGQTALAILLLALTLIASNNITSDFIYFQF from the coding sequence ATGATTTTTCACAGCATCGACTTCCTCGTTTTCTTCGTCGTTGTCTTCGGCATTTACTGGATGCTGGGACGGAAATTGCAGAACGCGTTTCTCATCGCGGTGAGTTATTTCTTCTACGGCTACATTACGCATTGGTGGGTGATTTTGTTAGTCATCACGACCTTTCTGGATTTCTTCGCGGCCCGCGCCATCGAAGATCATCCGGCTCGCAAAAAATGGTTTCTCGGGCTCATTCTCACCGCCAACTTCGGTCTGCTGGCCTCGCTTAAGTATTGCAATTTCTTCGTCGAAAACCTCGGGAGTTTGATCCATATCGCCGGCCTCGATTGGACCGCTCCGCACTGGCAGGTGCTGCTGCCGGTGGGAATTTCTTTCTACACATTTCAGAGTTGCTCGTATGTCGTCGATGTCTATCGCGGCCAGATCAGGGCCTGTCGCAGGCTGCTCGATTACGCGAGTTACCTCTGCTTTTTTCCCCAGCTTGTCGCGGGTCCGATCGAGCGCGCCGGGCACATGCTGGTGCAGTTTGAAAAACAACGCCGCTTCGATTGGATTGAAGCTCGCAACGGACTTTTTCTCATCATCTGGGGCCTCTTCAAAAAGCGCGTCATCGCCGACAATGTGGCGATTTATTGCAACAAAGCCTTCGCCCTCAGCGATCCGAGTTTCCCTTTAGTCTGGGCGGGAACGCTCTGTTTTTGCGTGCAGATTTACGCCGACTTTTCGGCTTACACCGACATCGCGCGCGGCGTGGCGAAGCTGCTGGGATTCGATCTGATGCTGAATTTCAATCACCCCTACGCCGCCACCAGTCCGGGTGATTTCTGGCATCGCTGGCACATTTCCCTGAGCAAATGGTTTCGCGATTACGTCTTTATTCCGCTCGGTGGTTCGCGCTGCCGGGAATCAAAAATTGTAAGAAATTTGCTCATCACCTTCCTGCTTTCCGGCCTCTGGCACGGCGCGAGTTGGAACTTTATCCTGTGGGGTGCCTGGCATGGACTGGCGCTCGTTGTCTGGCGCTGGATCGATCTCGCCGCCCCGCGTTGGGCAAAAGCGACCGGCAGTTTTACAATCGCCTCCAAGTGGCTTCTAACCTTTCTCATCGTCAACATTGGCTGGCTACTTTTCCGCGAACAAAACACCGCCCGACTTTGGCAGCATCTGCAACAATCTCCCTGGAAAGCCACCGTCGATGACTGGCGAATCGGCGGCTTTTTTGCAATGGCGGCGATTCTGTTTGGAGTGCCGCTAATCGTTCACGCCTTGTTGGAAAAACGCATCAAGATATGGCTGCCACAATCTTCCACATGGCCAGTCTGGGCGGGTCAGACGGCACTCGCGATTCTGCTGTTGGCTTTGACTTTGATCGCGTCGAACAACATCACGAGCGACTTTATTTATTTTCAGTTCTAG
- a CDS encoding phospholipid carrier-dependent glycosyltransferase, with product MLLESTSPARPSWRLLIFLVLVGLTTLVVCTRHNTFPYTYHPDEDTKVRQIVSGRRNFFHPLLLLTTTSAAYHSGLMEKNPLNAAIAGRWVSASFTALSVVALTILAGRWGGWASAWGAAILLVLNPLGFELAHYFKEDAALLFGLSATFLALDVFWKTPRPTTAALLGVASALAISGKYLGAIILLFVLPLLILKSRQNSARLLLWFLGGLVITIIIVDWPLLRHWIDFSNGLGREMNGATGGHRGLSRDVPHAYYLAKLHEITPIGIWAGLGLTSIAMLVAWKKSTATQLLTLLFPFFFLALLSFSPKTATRYVLPATTLFSFLAGLAPGLIMRQSWQIKTRLIFALIALVAVMAGAVASFSVWQHLYADFSTDARGGLRQWIDQKTTPAAIIAQDERVDLLSDPHWKNRQILNSEFVADLGSLDTLRKQNVRYVAVTRQTYNRFFNGLKPNSEKQAEFERRASFYRELFATGNPVWESPVGEIIYLHPGIRLYQIAPDQ from the coding sequence GTGCTGCTCGAATCCACCTCCCCTGCTCGTCCGTCCTGGCGGCTGCTGATTTTCCTGGTTCTCGTCGGCCTCACCACACTCGTCGTCTGCACGCGGCACAATACTTTTCCCTACACTTATCACCCCGATGAGGACACCAAGGTGCGCCAGATCGTGTCGGGAAGACGTAATTTTTTCCACCCGCTGCTTCTCCTCACCACGACGAGCGCCGCGTATCATTCCGGGCTGATGGAAAAAAATCCGCTCAACGCTGCCATCGCCGGGCGCTGGGTTTCGGCGAGTTTTACCGCTTTGTCGGTCGTCGCGCTGACCATTCTCGCCGGGCGCTGGGGCGGCTGGGCTTCGGCCTGGGGCGCGGCGATCCTGCTCGTTTTGAATCCACTTGGATTCGAATTGGCTCATTATTTCAAGGAAGATGCGGCGCTGCTTTTCGGTCTCTCCGCGACGTTTCTGGCGCTGGATGTTTTTTGGAAAACACCGCGTCCCACCACAGCCGCATTGCTCGGCGTCGCCTCCGCTCTCGCCATTTCTGGCAAATATCTGGGAGCGATCATTTTGCTCTTTGTCCTCCCGCTCCTCATTCTGAAATCCCGCCAAAACAGTGCCCGGCTCCTCCTTTGGTTTCTCGGCGGATTGGTCATCACAATCATCATTGTCGATTGGCCATTGCTCCGACACTGGATCGATTTTAGTAACGGTTTGGGACGCGAAATGAACGGGGCCACCGGCGGACATCGCGGCCTCAGTCGCGACGTGCCGCACGCCTATTATCTGGCGAAACTGCACGAGATTACTCCCATCGGCATCTGGGCTGGCTTGGGGCTGACTTCCATTGCGATGTTAGTCGCCTGGAAAAAAAGCACGGCCACCCAGCTTCTCACACTGCTTTTTCCGTTCTTTTTTCTCGCGCTGCTTTCGTTTTCGCCAAAGACCGCCACACGTTACGTCCTTCCCGCGACGACCTTGTTTTCATTCCTCGCTGGCCTCGCTCCCGGCCTGATCATGCGCCAATCATGGCAGATAAAAACCCGGCTTATTTTCGCGCTGATCGCCCTCGTCGCCGTCATGGCAGGGGCCGTTGCCAGCTTTTCGGTCTGGCAACATCTTTACGCTGACTTCTCCACCGACGCGCGCGGCGGTTTGCGCCAATGGATCGACCAAAAAACCACTCCCGCCGCCATCATTGCGCAGGATGAGCGCGTCGATCTTCTCTCCGATCCTCATTGGAAAAATCGCCAGATTCTCAACTCCGAATTCGTCGCCGATCTCGGGTCGCTCGACACACTCAGAAAACAAAACGTCCGCTACGTCGCCGTCACCCGCCAGACCTACAATCGTTTCTTCAACGGACTTAAACCCAACTCAGAAAAACAAGCCGAGTTCGAGCGGCGCGCCTCCTTTTATCGGGAACTTTTCGCCACCGGAAACCCCGTTTGGGAAAGTCCCGTCGGCGAAATCATTTACCTTCACCCCGGCATTCGCCTCTATCAGATCGCTCCAGATCAATGA
- a CDS encoding superoxide dismutase codes for MAYELPPLPYSNDALEPHIDAKTMEIHHDKHHQAYITNANNALKDYPELAALPVEELLADLSKVPEAIRGPVRNNAGGHANHSLFWKILGPNAGGAPTGELASAIDAKFGSFDAFKEKIQTSGATRFGSGWAWLVVKGGELDVISTANQDSPLMDGATPIFGVDVWEHAYYLNYQNRRPDYLKAIWNVINWAEVAKNYAAAK; via the coding sequence ATGGCTTACGAACTACCACCACTCCCTTACTCCAACGACGCGCTCGAGCCCCACATCGACGCGAAAACGATGGAAATCCACCACGACAAGCATCACCAGGCTTACATCACCAACGCCAATAACGCGTTGAAGGATTACCCCGAACTCGCCGCACTGCCGGTCGAGGAATTGCTAGCCGACCTCTCGAAAGTCCCCGAGGCGATTCGCGGTCCGGTCCGCAACAACGCGGGTGGCCATGCGAACCACAGCCTGTTTTGGAAAATTCTCGGCCCTAACGCGGGCGGCGCTCCCACCGGCGAACTCGCCTCCGCGATCGACGCCAAGTTTGGCAGCTTCGACGCCTTCAAGGAAAAGATTCAGACCTCCGGCGCGACGCGTTTCGGCAGCGGCTGGGCCTGGCTCGTCGTCAAAGGCGGCGAACTCGACGTCATTTCCACGGCCAACCAGGACAGCCCGCTTATGGACGGCGCGACCCCGATCTTCGGAGTCGATGTCTGGGAGCACGCTTATTATTTGAATTACCAAAATCGCCGTCCCGATTACTTGAAGGCGATCTGGAACGTCATCAACTGGGCCGAAGTAGCTAAAAACTACGCCGCCGCCAAGTAG